Proteins encoded in a region of the Labrus bergylta chromosome 9, fLabBer1.1, whole genome shotgun sequence genome:
- the LOC109999760 gene encoding protein SPMIP2, whose amino-acid sequence MAKNSGAAAAGESQHGQRMIFTGPDGIGDYRPRSNYFPLYIGVGASSPESTGDLGYLCRAAPHAPPPVPRQGYVGEVGWGWQHNQMLNGGTLHSNMQIKKTEFRSALEDKVTQRFQNEQNREHPERK is encoded by the exons ATGGCAAAAAAtagtggagctgctgctgcgggAGAGTCCCAGCACGGACAGAGGATGATTTTTACAG GCCCAGATGGAATCGGAGACTACAGGCCCAGATCAAATTATTTCCCCCTGTACATCGGTGTGGGTGCCTCATCACCCGAGTCCACAGGAGACCTGGGATACCTGTGTCGAGCTGCACCGCACGCCCCCCCTCCTGTGCCCAGGCAGGGCTACGTGGGGGAGGTGGGCTGGGGCTGGCAGCACAACCAGATGTTAAACGGTGGAACGCTGCACAGCAATATGCAAATTAAG AAAACGGAGTTTCGTTCAGCGCTGGAGGACAAAGTGACTCAAAGGTTTCAGAATGAACA AAACAGAGAACATCCGGAGAGAAAGTAA